Proteins encoded in a region of the Salipiger sp. CCB-MM3 genome:
- a CDS encoding 3'-5' exonuclease, with product MSKLSLRFRVFLFFALLAVGGAGIVALSLWLGYGRALATTADNGFFFAGVLAVFGIVALCTGIWLLFDENIAKPVESLAAEMRIRAHAGIDKQVDTHGARYLGDLAHAAQAVSAKLGETALQSAQRVADETAQLAADKARLTALLTEIPVATIMVSPKGQIVLYDGQAAEVLSQIHVPRLNAAITDYFLASGVEAAVRELHRTGREVALTLRSVDEAQSYDGRMKPLDGGGYLLIIEGAHASIAPEAERPLVFDFSLLTAHAPEAIEETPLRALTYVVFDTETTGLLPHKDEVVQIGAVRVVGGRIVPGERIDQLVDPGAPIPPSSTKVHRVTDAMVRGKPDIFEAGRRFHHFARNAVIVAHNAPFDMAFLRRHQARMGVEWTNPILDTVLLSAVLFGTTETHTLDALCERLGVTIPPELRHTALGDAQATAEVLVRMLPMLEARGMTTFGEVVEQTRQHGRLLEDLN from the coding sequence ATGAGCAAGCTGAGCCTGCGCTTCCGCGTCTTCCTCTTCTTCGCATTGCTCGCCGTCGGCGGCGCGGGGATCGTGGCGCTGTCGCTCTGGCTCGGCTATGGACGCGCGCTGGCGACCACCGCGGACAACGGGTTCTTCTTCGCCGGGGTGCTGGCGGTCTTCGGCATTGTCGCGCTCTGCACCGGCATCTGGCTGCTGTTCGACGAGAATATCGCCAAGCCGGTCGAGAGCCTCGCCGCCGAAATGCGCATCCGCGCCCACGCCGGGATCGACAAGCAGGTCGACACCCATGGCGCGCGCTATCTGGGCGATCTGGCCCATGCCGCGCAGGCGGTCTCGGCCAAGCTGGGCGAGACGGCGCTGCAAAGCGCGCAGCGGGTGGCGGATGAGACCGCGCAACTGGCGGCGGACAAGGCGCGGCTCACCGCCCTGCTCACCGAGATCCCCGTGGCCACGATCATGGTCAGCCCCAAGGGCCAGATTGTGCTCTACGACGGTCAGGCCGCCGAGGTGCTCTCGCAGATCCACGTGCCGCGCCTCAACGCGGCGATCACCGATTACTTCCTCGCCTCGGGCGTCGAGGCCGCCGTGCGCGAGCTGCACCGCACGGGCCGCGAGGTCGCGCTCACCCTGCGGTCGGTGGACGAGGCGCAAAGCTACGACGGGCGGATGAAGCCGCTCGACGGTGGCGGCTACCTGCTGATCATCGAGGGCGCCCACGCCAGCATCGCCCCCGAGGCAGAGCGCCCGCTGGTCTTCGACTTCTCGCTGCTCACCGCCCATGCGCCCGAGGCGATCGAGGAGACGCCGCTGCGCGCCCTCACCTATGTGGTCTTCGACACCGAGACGACCGGGCTTTTGCCGCATAAGGACGAGGTGGTGCAGATCGGCGCGGTGCGCGTTGTGGGCGGGCGCATCGTACCGGGCGAGCGGATCGACCAGCTTGTCGATCCCGGCGCGCCGATCCCGCCCTCTTCGACCAAAGTGCACCGGGTGACCGACGCCATGGTGCGCGGCAAGCCCGATATCTTCGAGGCCGGGCGGCGGTTTCACCATTTCGCCCGTAACGCGGTGATCGTGGCGCATAATGCGCCTTTCGACATGGCCTTTCTGCGCCGCCATCAGGCGCGTATGGGGGTGGAGTGGACCAATCCGATCCTCGACACCGTGCTGCTGTCGGCGGTGCTTTTCGGCACCACCGAGACGCATACGCTGGACGCGCTCTGCGAGCGGCTCGGCGTGACCATCCCGCCCGAGTTGCGGCATACCGCGCTTGGCGATGCGCAGGCCACCGCCGAGGTGCTGGTCAGGATGCTGCCGATGCTCGAAGCGCGGGGGATGACCACCTTCGGCGAGGTGGTGGAACAGACACGGCAGCACGGCAGACTTCTGGAAGACCTGAACTGA
- a CDS encoding DUF4212 domain-containing protein — translation MADQSTHHTHGAEEAGKAYWSANLRLIFISLIIWAVCSFGFGILLRPMLSGISVGGSDLGFWFAQQGSIIVFLALIFFYAWRMNKLDREYGVDEE, via the coding sequence ATGGCGGATCAATCAACGCACCATACGCATGGCGCCGAAGAGGCCGGCAAGGCCTACTGGTCGGCCAACCTGCGTCTCATCTTCATCAGCCTGATCATCTGGGCGGTCTGCAGCTTCGGCTTCGGCATTCTGCTGCGCCCGATGCTCTCGGGCATCTCGGTCGGCGGCTCGGACCTCGGGTTCTGGTTCGCCCAGCAGGGCAGCATCATCGTCTTCCTGGCACTGATTTTCTTCTACGCCTGGCGGATGAACAAGCTCGACCGTGAATACGGCGTGGACGAGGAGTAA
- a CDS encoding DUF294 nucleotidyltransferase-like domain-containing protein has product MPLQPDDLRRFLTSVHPYDALDPDALDVLVPQFLIRHYKPGEEIYAAGVQLEGLYLVLSGQVEIRDENGVAVSLLGQRNSFGERGLMRDGTAATTASALDDTTLLLLPTYAFRELIAEHTAARRFFDRSRAARPQKTDLAHSRVESLMARAPLTVPPETPAQEAALLMREEGVSSLCVTNARDLIGIVTIRDISNKVVAGGLDTNTPVSEIMTYEPVTLPPSAIGSDVLHMMVERRIGHVPVTEAGQLVGIVTQTDLTRFQAVSSAELVAAISRARSAEEMAETTARIPQLLAQLVAGGNRHEVTTRLITDIADTVTRRLLALAEEDLGTAPVPWLWLACGSQGRQEQTGVSDQDNCMILDDSATERDMEYFAEMAKFVCDGLDKAGYYYCPGDMMATNPRWLQTVSKWREYFRGWIGTPDPEAQMLASVMFDLRPIGGTKSLYEDLQEETLEAASKNSIFTAHMISNSLKHTPPLGLLRGFATIRSGEHKNTVDLKHNGVVPVVDLARVYALQARLPEVGTRARIEAAIAAGAVSGSGGQDLLDAYDLIAETRLEHQAGLVKRGEKPDNYLAPTTLSDFERSHLRDAFVVVKSMQSAIGHGRGMLS; this is encoded by the coding sequence ATGCCCCTTCAGCCCGACGACCTGCGCCGTTTCCTGACCTCGGTGCACCCCTATGACGCGCTGGACCCCGACGCGCTCGACGTGCTGGTGCCGCAGTTCCTGATCCGCCACTACAAGCCTGGCGAAGAGATCTACGCCGCCGGTGTGCAGCTCGAAGGGCTCTACCTCGTGCTGTCGGGACAGGTGGAAATCCGTGACGAGAACGGCGTCGCCGTTTCGCTGCTTGGCCAGCGCAACTCCTTTGGCGAGCGCGGGCTGATGCGGGATGGCACCGCCGCCACCACCGCAAGCGCGCTCGACGACACGACGCTGCTGCTGCTGCCGACCTATGCCTTCCGCGAGCTGATTGCCGAGCACACCGCCGCCCGGCGCTTCTTTGACCGCTCGCGCGCCGCGCGCCCGCAAAAGACCGATCTGGCGCACAGCCGGGTGGAGTCGCTGATGGCCCGCGCGCCGCTGACCGTTCCGCCCGAGACCCCCGCGCAAGAGGCCGCGCTGCTGATGCGCGAGGAAGGCGTCTCGTCGCTTTGCGTGACCAATGCGCGCGATCTGATCGGCATCGTCACCATCCGCGACATCTCGAACAAAGTGGTGGCCGGTGGCCTCGACACCAACACCCCGGTCTCCGAGATCATGACCTATGAGCCGGTCACCCTGCCGCCTTCGGCCATCGGCTCGGATGTGCTGCACATGATGGTCGAGCGGCGCATCGGCCACGTGCCGGTCACCGAGGCCGGGCAACTGGTGGGCATCGTCACCCAGACCGACCTCACCCGGTTTCAGGCGGTCAGCTCCGCCGAACTGGTCGCCGCGATCTCGCGCGCCCGCAGCGCCGAAGAGATGGCCGAGACCACCGCGCGCATCCCGCAGCTGCTGGCGCAGTTGGTGGCGGGCGGCAACCGTCACGAGGTGACCACGCGGCTGATCACCGACATCGCCGACACGGTAACGCGGCGGCTTCTGGCGCTGGCCGAGGAAGACCTCGGCACCGCGCCCGTGCCGTGGCTGTGGCTCGCCTGCGGCTCGCAGGGGCGGCAAGAACAGACCGGCGTGTCGGATCAGGACAACTGCATGATCCTTGACGACAGCGCCACGGAACGCGACATGGAATACTTCGCGGAGATGGCGAAGTTCGTCTGCGATGGCCTTGATAAGGCGGGATATTACTACTGTCCCGGTGACATGATGGCGACCAACCCGCGCTGGCTGCAAACGGTGTCGAAATGGCGCGAATACTTCCGCGGCTGGATCGGCACCCCCGACCCCGAGGCGCAGATGCTCGCCTCGGTGATGTTCGACCTGCGCCCCATCGGCGGCACCAAATCGCTCTATGAGGACCTGCAGGAAGAGACTTTGGAGGCGGCCTCGAAGAACTCGATCTTCACCGCGCATATGATCTCCAACTCGCTCAAGCACACGCCGCCTCTGGGGCTGCTGCGCGGGTTTGCGACGATCCGCTCGGGCGAGCACAAGAACACCGTCGATCTCAAGCACAATGGTGTGGTGCCCGTGGTCGATCTGGCGCGGGTCTACGCGCTGCAGGCGCGGCTGCCCGAGGTCGGCACACGCGCCCGGATCGAGGCTGCGATCGCGGCTGGCGCGGTCTCCGGCTCGGGCGGGCAGGATCTGCTGGATGCCTATGATTTGATTGCCGAAACGCGGCTCGAACATCAGGCGGGTCTGGTCAAACGCGGCGAAAAGCCCGACAATTATCTTGCGCCAACCACACTGTCGGATTTCGAGCGCAGCCACCTGCGCGACGCCTTCGTGGTGGTCAAATCGATGCAATCGGCCATCGGCCACGGGCGCGGCATGCTGAGTTGA
- a CDS encoding TRAP transporter small permease subunit — translation MAGASAVLSDDSLLSRLDRGLEHLERGFAFVSGLGAFALMVLAVVSVVGRNFFNMPLRGYVDWIEMAMPLIAILGISYVQRQGGHIRMDILVGQLKGRPLWLAEMITTLAILLLMVALVWGSWAHFDRSFDLTKPMWSRDSTIDLGLPLWPAKLIVPVAFSVMCLRLVLQFWGYLRAFILGLDNPVAVPLVQSVAEQAAAEAEHIQGHDA, via the coding sequence ATGGCCGGAGCATCCGCGGTGCTTTCCGACGACTCGCTGCTGTCGCGCCTCGACCGGGGGCTCGAGCATCTGGAGCGGGGCTTTGCCTTCGTGTCCGGGCTCGGGGCCTTCGCGCTGATGGTGCTGGCGGTGGTCTCGGTCGTGGGGCGCAACTTCTTCAACATGCCGCTGCGCGGCTATGTCGATTGGATCGAGATGGCGATGCCGTTGATCGCGATCCTCGGCATCTCTTACGTGCAGCGACAGGGCGGGCACATCCGCATGGACATCCTCGTCGGGCAGTTGAAGGGCCGTCCGCTGTGGCTGGCCGAGATGATCACCACGCTGGCGATCCTGCTGCTTATGGTGGCGCTGGTCTGGGGGTCTTGGGCGCATTTCGACCGCAGTTTCGATCTGACCAAGCCGATGTGGTCGCGTGACAGCACTATTGATCTGGGCCTGCCGCTCTGGCCGGCCAAGCTGATCGTGCCGGTGGCGTTTTCGGTCATGTGCCTGCGGCTGGTGCTGCAGTTCTGGGGCTATCTGCGGGCGTTTATTCTTGGGCTCGACAACCCGGTGGCCGTGCCGCTGGTGCAGAGCGTCGCCGAACAGGCCGCGGCCGAGGCAGAACATATTCAGGGGCATGACGCATGA
- a CDS encoding C4-dicarboxylate TRAP transporter substrate-binding protein, protein MKHLTTTLSVAALTAAFATEAMATEWNVSLWGKRREFTEHVHKIAELVEEKTGGEFTMNISYGGLSKNTENLDGISIGAFEMAQFCAGYHPDKNRAITVLELPFLGVETLEQERAVSRAVYAHPAVAEEMAQWNAKLLMTTPMPQYNIVGTGDARDTLESFDGMRVRATGGIGRAFESVGAVPTSVTATEAYQAMEAGVVDTVSFAQHAHLSFGTINEADWWTANLNPGTVNCPVVVNIDAYDMLSDEEREALDSSVEEALDYYIETYGKLLAKWDGVLDEKGVEKVVYSDEELAKFAEVAKPIHTAWIEEMSGQGLPAQELYDLVTSTLAEAKAGN, encoded by the coding sequence ATGAAACATCTTACGACCACGCTCAGCGTGGCCGCACTCACCGCGGCATTTGCAACCGAGGCCATGGCGACGGAATGGAACGTCTCGCTCTGGGGCAAGCGCCGCGAGTTCACCGAGCACGTGCATAAGATCGCCGAGCTGGTCGAGGAGAAGACCGGCGGCGAGTTCACCATGAACATCTCTTACGGCGGCCTCAGCAAGAACACCGAGAACCTCGACGGCATCTCGATCGGTGCGTTCGAGATGGCGCAGTTCTGCGCCGGCTATCACCCCGACAAGAACCGCGCGATCACCGTGCTGGAACTGCCGTTCCTCGGGGTCGAGACGCTGGAGCAGGAGCGGGCGGTGAGCCGCGCCGTCTACGCGCATCCGGCGGTCGCCGAAGAGATGGCGCAATGGAACGCCAAGCTGCTGATGACCACGCCGATGCCGCAGTACAACATCGTGGGCACCGGCGATGCGCGGGACACGCTCGAAAGCTTCGACGGCATGCGCGTGCGCGCCACCGGCGGCATTGGCCGCGCGTTTGAATCTGTCGGCGCCGTGCCCACCTCGGTGACCGCGACCGAGGCCTATCAGGCGATGGAAGCGGGCGTGGTCGATACCGTCAGCTTCGCGCAGCACGCGCATCTCAGCTTTGGCACGATCAACGAGGCCGACTGGTGGACCGCCAATCTCAACCCCGGCACGGTGAACTGCCCGGTGGTGGTGAACATCGACGCCTATGACATGCTGTCGGACGAAGAGCGCGAGGCGCTCGACAGTTCGGTCGAGGAAGCGCTCGACTATTACATCGAGACCTACGGCAAGCTGCTGGCCAAATGGGACGGCGTGCTCGATGAGAAGGGTGTCGAGAAAGTCGTCTACTCCGACGAGGAACTGGCGAAATTCGCTGAAGTTGCCAAGCCCATCCACACCGCATGGATCGAAGAGATGAGCGGGCAGGGCCTGCCGGCGCAGGAGCTTTACGATCTGGTGACCTCGACGCTGGCCGAGGCCAAGGCCGGAAACTGA
- a CDS encoding sodium:solute symporter family protein → MDQFTINLLFVGASFALYIGIAIWARAGSTSEFYAAGRGVHPVTNGMATAADWMSAASFISMAGLIAFTGYDNSTYLMGWTGGYVLLALLLAPYLRKFGKFTVSEFIGDRFYSPTARLVAVICLIIASTTYVIGQMTGVGVAFGRFLEVDSTTGLLIGAVIVFAYAVFGGMKGVTYTQVAQYCVLILAYTIPAIFISLQLTGNPIPALGLFGTEQATGTPLLQTLDQIVTDLGFGEYTAHNGDTFNMVLFTLSLMIGTAGLPHVIMRFFTVPKVADARWSAGWALVFIALLYLTAPAVGAMARLNITQQFWPEGAAGQAVSVETIESDPAYDWMQTWQQTGLLGWEDKNGDGRIQYYNDENPAMEERAAAEGWTGNELTNFNRDILVLANPEIANLPGWVIGLVAAGGLAAALSTAAGLLLAISSAVSHDLIKGQINPAISEKGELMSARVAMAVAIAVATWLGMNPPGFAAQTVALAFGLAAASIFPALMMGIFSKVNNKGAVAGMVTGLVVTLIYIFLHKGWFFIPDTNSYTDADPLLGTIKSTSFGAVGALVNFAVAFTVSAMTKPIPQEISELVESVRVPRGAGAAQDH, encoded by the coding sequence ATGGATCAGTTTACCATCAACCTGCTGTTCGTGGGCGCGTCCTTCGCGCTCTACATCGGCATCGCGATCTGGGCCCGCGCGGGCTCCACATCGGAATTCTACGCCGCCGGACGCGGCGTGCACCCGGTCACCAACGGCATGGCGACGGCGGCGGACTGGATGTCGGCGGCCTCTTTCATCTCGATGGCGGGCCTCATCGCCTTCACCGGCTATGACAACTCGACCTACCTGATGGGCTGGACCGGCGGCTACGTGCTGCTGGCGCTGCTGCTCGCGCCCTATCTGCGCAAGTTCGGCAAATTCACCGTCTCCGAGTTCATCGGCGACCGGTTCTACTCGCCCACCGCGCGTCTGGTGGCCGTGATCTGCCTGATCATCGCCTCGACCACCTATGTGATTGGCCAGATGACCGGCGTTGGCGTGGCCTTTGGCCGCTTCCTCGAGGTGGATAGCACCACCGGCCTGCTGATCGGCGCGGTGATCGTGTTCGCTTACGCCGTGTTTGGCGGCATGAAGGGCGTGACCTACACGCAGGTGGCACAATACTGCGTGCTGATCCTCGCCTATACAATCCCGGCGATCTTCATCTCGCTGCAACTGACCGGCAACCCGATCCCCGCGCTTGGCCTCTTTGGCACCGAGCAGGCCACCGGCACGCCGCTGCTGCAGACGCTTGACCAGATCGTCACCGATCTCGGCTTTGGCGAATACACCGCGCACAATGGCGACACGTTCAACATGGTGCTCTTCACCCTGAGCCTGATGATCGGCACCGCCGGCCTGCCCCACGTCATCATGCGCTTCTTCACCGTTCCCAAGGTGGCGGACGCACGCTGGTCGGCGGGCTGGGCCCTGGTGTTCATCGCCCTGCTCTACCTGACGGCCCCGGCCGTGGGCGCCATGGCACGCCTCAACATCACCCAGCAGTTCTGGCCTGAAGGCGCTGCCGGTCAGGCGGTGTCGGTGGAAACCATCGAGAGCGATCCCGCCTACGACTGGATGCAGACATGGCAGCAGACCGGCCTTCTGGGCTGGGAAGACAAGAACGGCGATGGCCGTATCCAGTACTACAACGACGAGAACCCGGCGATGGAAGAGCGCGCCGCGGCAGAAGGCTGGACCGGCAACGAGCTGACCAACTTCAACCGTGACATCCTCGTGCTCGCCAACCCCGAGATCGCCAACCTGCCGGGCTGGGTGATCGGCCTTGTCGCAGCGGGCGGCCTTGCCGCGGCGCTTTCGACCGCAGCCGGTCTTCTGCTCGCCATTTCCTCGGCGGTCAGCCACGACCTCATCAAGGGTCAGATCAACCCGGCCATTTCGGAAAAGGGTGAACTGATGTCGGCCCGCGTCGCCATGGCCGTGGCCATCGCCGTCGCAACCTGGCTGGGCATGAATCCCCCTGGCTTCGCGGCGCAGACCGTGGCGCTGGCCTTCGGCCTTGCGGCAGCCTCGATCTTCCCGGCGCTGATGATGGGCATCTTCTCGAAGGTGAACAACAAGGGCGCCGTGGCGGGTATGGTCACCGGTCTGGTGGTCACGCTGATCTACATCTTCCTGCACAAGGGCTGGTTCTTCATCCCCGACACCAACAGCTACACCGACGCCGATCCGCTGCTTGGCACCATCAAGTCGACCTCGTTCGGCGCGGTGGGAGCACTGGTGAACTTCGCGGTGGCCTTCACGGTCTCGGCAATGACCAAGCCGATCCCGCAGGAAATCTCCGAGCTGGTGGAAAGCGTGCGCGTGCCGCGCGGTGCCGGTGCGGCGCAAGATCACTGA
- a CDS encoding adenylate kinase — translation MDGQTLTRAPVLILLGPPGAGKGTQARKLEETYGLVQLSTGDLLRAAVAQGTEAGKAAKAVMDAGGLVSDEIVIAILRDRIKAPDCASGVILDGFPRTTVQAEALDALLAESGQKINAAISLEVDDAAMVDRISGRYTCAACGEGYHDTFKTPKEAGVCDSCGGTEMKRRADDKAETVASRLEAYHAQTAPLIGYYEGKGALSRIDAMGKIEEIAAGLGAIVEKATG, via the coding sequence ATGGACGGACAGACCTTGACCCGCGCCCCCGTGCTTATTCTTCTCGGCCCTCCGGGGGCCGGGAAAGGCACCCAAGCCCGCAAGCTCGAAGAGACATACGGGCTGGTTCAGCTCTCGACTGGCGATCTGCTGCGCGCCGCCGTGGCGCAGGGCACCGAGGCCGGCAAAGCCGCCAAGGCGGTGATGGACGCCGGCGGGCTGGTGAGCGATGAGATCGTCATCGCCATCCTGCGCGACCGTATTAAGGCGCCCGACTGCGCCAGCGGCGTGATCCTCGACGGCTTCCCGCGCACCACCGTGCAGGCCGAGGCGCTGGATGCGCTGCTGGCCGAAAGCGGGCAGAAGATCAATGCGGCGATCAGCCTTGAGGTGGATGATGCTGCCATGGTGGACCGAATCTCGGGCCGCTACACCTGCGCCGCCTGCGGCGAGGGCTATCACGACACGTTCAAGACGCCCAAGGAGGCGGGCGTCTGCGACAGCTGCGGCGGGACAGAGATGAAGCGCCGTGCCGATGACAAGGCGGAAACGGTGGCCTCGCGTCTCGAGGCCTATCACGCCCAGACCGCGCCGCTGATCGGCTACTACGAAGGCAAAGGCGCCCTGAGCCGCATCGACGCAATGGGCAAGATCGAGGAGATCGCCGCCGGGCTCGGCGCGATCGTCGAAAAAGCGACGGGCTGA
- the acs gene encoding acetate--CoA ligase, protein MKDDAQTAPTGTYAPSEEFAENALIGAEQYDEMYAQSVSDPDGFWAAAAQRLEWMARPTKIKNTCFDFGKVDIKWFEDGVLNVAHNCIDRHLPERANQTAIIFEPDEPSDPAQHITYAELYDKVNRMANVLLSQGVMRGDRVVIYLPMIPEAAYAMLACARIGAIHSIVFAGFSPDALANRINDCGAKIVITSDTAPRGGRRTALKSNTDAALLHCSDKVRCLVVKHTGDQTSWIDGRDVDVKALMETAGPDCPPRPMNAEDPLFILYTSGSTGKPKGVVHTSGGYLVYAALTHEIVFDYHEGDVYWCTADVGWVTGHSYIVYGPLANGATTLMFEGVPTYPDASRFWQVCEKHKVNQFYTAPTAIRALMGQGDDFVTKCDLSSLKLLGTVGEPINPEAWNWYNDKVGQGRCPIVDTWWQTETGGHLMTPLPGAHATKPGAAMKPFFGVQPVVLEPTSGVEISERPTEGVLAIKDSWPGQMRTVWGDHERFEQTYFQQYKGYYFSGDGCRADEDGDYWITGRVDDVINVSGHRMGTAEVESALVAHAKVAEAAVVGYPHAVKGQGIYCYITLMNGIEPSEELKKELRTWVRTEIGPIASPDLIQWAPGLPKTRSGKIMRRILRKIAENDYGALGDTSTLADPSVVDDLIENRANKG, encoded by the coding sequence ATGAAAGACGACGCCCAGACTGCGCCCACCGGGACCTATGCCCCGTCCGAGGAGTTCGCCGAGAACGCTCTGATCGGCGCCGAGCAATACGACGAGATGTACGCGCAATCGGTTTCGGACCCGGATGGGTTCTGGGCCGCGGCGGCGCAGCGTCTGGAGTGGATGGCGCGGCCGACGAAGATCAAGAACACCTGCTTTGACTTCGGCAAGGTCGACATCAAGTGGTTCGAGGACGGCGTGCTGAACGTCGCGCACAACTGCATCGACCGCCACCTGCCCGAGCGCGCCAACCAGACTGCCATCATCTTCGAGCCCGACGAGCCTTCGGACCCGGCCCAGCACATCACCTATGCCGAGCTTTACGACAAGGTGAACCGCATGGCCAACGTCCTGCTCTCGCAGGGTGTCATGCGCGGCGACCGCGTCGTCATCTACCTGCCGATGATCCCCGAGGCCGCCTATGCCATGCTGGCCTGCGCGCGCATCGGCGCCATCCATTCCATCGTCTTCGCCGGCTTTTCGCCCGACGCGCTGGCCAACCGCATCAACGATTGCGGCGCCAAGATCGTCATCACCTCGGACACCGCGCCGCGCGGCGGCCGCCGCACCGCGCTGAAATCCAACACCGACGCAGCCCTCCTGCACTGCTCGGACAAGGTGCGCTGCCTCGTCGTCAAACACACCGGCGACCAGACCAGCTGGATCGACGGGCGCGATGTAGACGTGAAAGCGCTGATGGAAACCGCCGGCCCCGACTGTCCGCCGCGGCCGATGAATGCCGAAGATCCCCTTTTCATCCTTTACACCTCGGGCTCGACCGGCAAGCCCAAGGGGGTTGTGCACACAAGTGGTGGATATTTGGTTTACGCCGCCCTCACCCATGAGATCGTGTTCGATTACCACGAGGGCGACGTCTATTGGTGCACCGCCGACGTGGGCTGGGTCACCGGGCATTCCTACATTGTTTACGGGCCCTTGGCCAATGGCGCCACGACGCTGATGTTCGAGGGCGTGCCGACCTATCCCGACGCCAGCCGGTTCTGGCAGGTTTGTGAAAAACACAAAGTAAATCAGTTCTACACCGCCCCCACCGCGATCCGCGCGCTCATGGGCCAAGGTGACGATTTCGTAACCAAATGCGATCTATCCTCGCTCAAGCTGCTGGGCACCGTGGGCGAGCCGATCAACCCCGAGGCCTGGAACTGGTACAACGACAAGGTCGGTCAGGGCCGCTGCCCGATCGTTGACACCTGGTGGCAGACCGAAACCGGCGGCCACCTGATGACCCCGCTGCCCGGTGCGCATGCCACCAAGCCGGGCGCGGCGATGAAGCCTTTCTTCGGCGTGCAGCCGGTGGTGCTCGAGCCCACCTCGGGCGTCGAGATCTCCGAGCGTCCGACCGAGGGCGTGCTGGCGATCAAGGACAGCTGGCCGGGCCAGATGCGCACCGTCTGGGGCGACCACGAGCGTTTTGAGCAGACCTATTTCCAGCAGTACAAAGGCTATTACTTCTCGGGCGACGGCTGCCGCGCCGATGAGGATGGCGACTATTGGATCACCGGACGGGTCGACGATGTGATCAACGTCTCGGGCCACCGCATGGGCACCGCCGAGGTGGAAAGCGCGCTTGTGGCCCACGCCAAGGTCGCCGAGGCCGCCGTGGTCGGCTACCCGCATGCGGTGAAGGGTCAGGGCATCTATTGCTACATCACTCTGATGAACGGCATCGAGCCCAGCGAGGAGCTCAAGAAAGAACTCCGCACCTGGGTGCGCACCGAGATCGGCCCGATCGCCAGCCCCGACCTCATCCAATGGGCCCCCGGCCTGCCAAAGACCCGCTCGGGCAAGATCATGCGCCGCATCCTGCGCAAGATCGCCGAGAACGACTATGGCGCGCTTGGCGACACCTCCACCCTCGCCGATCCCTCGGTCGTCGATGACCTCATCGAAAACCGCGCCAACAAAGGGTGA